From Citricoccus sp. SGAir0253, a single genomic window includes:
- the lipA gene encoding lipoyl synthase produces the protein MSASPDGRRLLRVEARNAEVPVERKPDWIKAKVEIGPEFIQLKNKVKSSGLHTVCEEAGCPNIYECWEDREATFLIGGDVCTRRCDFCDIATGKPNPLDLDEPRRVAENIREMNLRYTTVTGVARDDQKDGAAWLYAETIRKVHELNPNTGVEILPPDFGADPELVQVVFDARPEVFAHNLETVPRIFKSIRPAFTYEKSLRVLTMAKADGLVTKSNLILGMGEQDHEIDQALLDLHEAGCDIITITQYVRPSKLHHPIDRWVKPEEFVHWSDRAEEIGFAGVMAGPLVRSSYRAGRLYASAMRKLGREMPEHLAHIEDNGTTRQEAATLLASR, from the coding sequence GTGAGCGCATCCCCCGACGGCCGCCGCCTGCTGCGCGTCGAGGCCCGCAACGCCGAGGTCCCCGTGGAACGCAAGCCGGACTGGATCAAGGCCAAGGTCGAGATCGGGCCGGAGTTCATCCAGCTCAAGAACAAGGTCAAGTCCTCCGGGCTGCACACGGTGTGCGAGGAGGCCGGCTGCCCCAACATCTACGAGTGCTGGGAGGACCGCGAGGCGACCTTCCTCATCGGCGGCGACGTCTGCACGCGGCGCTGCGACTTCTGCGACATCGCCACGGGCAAGCCCAACCCCCTGGACCTGGACGAGCCCCGGCGCGTGGCCGAGAACATCCGCGAGATGAACCTGCGCTACACCACCGTGACCGGCGTGGCCCGGGACGACCAGAAGGACGGGGCGGCCTGGCTGTACGCCGAGACCATCCGCAAGGTCCACGAGCTGAACCCGAACACCGGCGTGGAGATCCTGCCCCCGGACTTCGGGGCCGACCCGGAGCTCGTGCAGGTCGTCTTCGACGCCCGCCCGGAGGTCTTCGCCCACAACCTGGAGACCGTGCCGCGGATCTTCAAGAGCATCCGGCCGGCCTTCACCTACGAGAAGTCCCTGCGCGTGCTCACCATGGCCAAGGCCGACGGCCTGGTCACCAAGTCCAACCTCATCCTGGGCATGGGCGAGCAGGACCACGAGATCGACCAGGCGCTCCTGGACCTGCACGAGGCCGGCTGCGACATCATCACCATCACGCAGTACGTCCGCCCCTCGAAGCTGCACCACCCGATCGACCGGTGGGTCAAGCCCGAGGAGTTCGTGCACTGGTCCGACCGGGCCGAGGAGATCGGCTTCGCCGGCGTCATGGCCGGGCCGCTCGTGCGCTCGTCCTACCGCGCCGGCCGGCTGTACGCCTCGGCCATGCGCAAGCTCGGCCGCGAGATGCCCGAGCACCTCGCCCACATCGAGGACAACGGCACGACCCGCCAGGAGGCGGCCACGCTACTGGCGTCCCGGTAG
- the lipB gene encoding lipoyl(octanoyl) transferase LipB, with translation MSLPTYPPFRVLGLSPDTVDYQEAWDLQQSLHAQVVEGSSPGAVLLLEHTSVYTAGKRTEPQDLPDDGSAVVHVDRGGKLTWHGPGQLVCYPVIRLADKSAVREYVWFLEEVIIRTLAGYGLRGERVDGRSGVWILGGTDAQGHPVPDRKIAAIGLRVNHGVSMHGFALNCDNDLSAYDHIIACGITDAGSTTISAETGRAVSPADVLAAVQEHFTALAPGHVARVDGEADRTPLLEGTAK, from the coding sequence ATGTCCCTTCCGACCTATCCGCCGTTCCGTGTCCTGGGACTGTCCCCGGACACCGTCGACTACCAGGAGGCGTGGGACCTGCAGCAGTCGCTGCACGCCCAGGTCGTGGAGGGCAGCTCCCCCGGTGCCGTCCTGCTCCTCGAGCACACGTCGGTGTACACCGCGGGCAAGCGCACCGAGCCGCAGGACCTGCCGGACGACGGCTCCGCCGTCGTGCACGTGGACCGCGGCGGCAAGCTGACCTGGCACGGCCCCGGCCAGCTGGTCTGCTACCCAGTGATCCGCCTGGCGGACAAGTCCGCCGTCCGCGAGTACGTGTGGTTCCTCGAGGAGGTCATCATCCGCACCCTCGCCGGCTACGGCCTGCGCGGCGAACGCGTGGACGGCCGCTCCGGGGTATGGATCCTCGGCGGCACCGACGCCCAGGGACACCCGGTGCCGGACCGCAAGATCGCGGCCATCGGCCTGCGCGTGAACCACGGCGTGTCCATGCACGGCTTCGCCCTGAACTGCGACAACGACCTGTCGGCCTACGACCACATCATCGCCTGCGGCATCACCGACGCCGGCTCCACCACCATCTCCGCCGAGACGGGACGGGCGGTCTCCCCCGCCGACGTCCTGGCCGCCGTCCAGGAGCACTTCACCGCCCTGGCCCCGGGACACGTCGCCCGGGTCGACGGCGAGGCGGACCGTACCCCCCTGCTGGAAGGAACAGCCAAGTGA